A window of Halogeometricum sp. S1BR25-6 genomic DNA:
CGGGCACGACCGGATGGGGGCGGTCGGGTCGGGTCACTACGTGAAGATGGTCCACAACGGCGTCGAGTACGCCCTCATGCAGGCGTACGGCGAGGGCTTCGAGTTGCTGGCGAACGGCCGCTACGACCTCAACCTCGAATCCGTCGCGAAGACGTGGAACAACGGCGCGGTCATCCGCTCGTGGCTGCTGGAACTCTGCGAGGAGGCCTTCCGGGAGGAGGGGGCGGACCTCGGAACCGTCGCCGACCACGTCTCGGGCGGGTCGACGGGCACGTGGACGGTGCAGGAGGCGCTCGAACAGGAGGTGCCGGTGCCGCTCATCTACCAGGCACTCGCCGAGCGCTTCGGAAGCCGCGACGACGCGCGATTCTCGCGCCGGTTGGCGAACCGCCTGCGCTACGGGTTCGGCCGGCACGAAATCGTCCGGGAGGAGTGAGTCGGGGACCCCGGCGGCGACGCCCCGCTACGCCCCGCCGCGCTTTTCCACCCGAAACACGCGCGTCTCGGGGATGTAAATTGAGACGGGCGTCTCGCCCTGCTGTCGAATCACCCACGCGCGGCGGGTTTTGTCGTACTCGACGGTCTCCGCCTCGTACTCGACCACGCCCGACCCGTCGTCGTACACGATTTTCGCCATGACGGGGAGACGACGAGCGACGAGAAAACCGTTCGGTCGGGGACGCCCCGCCCGGCGCCGCGAATCAGGAAGGCTTTCCGCCGGACGCGTCTGAAACGAGACGTGCTCTTCGGTCTCGCCGCGTCCACGATGGTTCTGTTCGCCGTCGTCGGGTTCCTCGCCGGCGTCGGCATCACGGCCATCGGTCCGGGCGGCGTCTTCATCACCATCGCGCTCGCGCTGACGGCCGCGTCGCCCGCGGTCGTTGCGGGGACGGCCGGGGCGACGAACATCGCGGCGGGGCTGCTCGGCACCGCGGTGTACGTCCGCTCGGGCGAACTCCGAACCGCGGCGGGAACGCGGATGGCCGTCGCGCTCAGCGTTCCGGGCGGAATCGGCGCCCTCGTCGGCAAGCGAATCAACGCGCTCGTCTCCGCCGCGGAGTTCTCCGTCCTGCTCGGCGCGTTCGTCGTCTTCGCCGGCCTGCTGACGTGGTATCGGGAGCGCTACGGCGCCGGTCGGGCGTCCGTCGACCCCACTACCCGGTCGGGAGCGCTGGCCGTCGGCGTCGTCGGGTTCGCCGTCGGCGTCCCCGGCGGCCTGCTCGGCGTGGGCGGTCCGGTGCTGGCCGTGCCGCTGCTGATAGCGCTCGGCGTTCCCCTGCTGCCGGCGGTGGCGGCCGCGCAGGTGCAGTCGGTGTTCGTCGCCGCCCCGGCGACGGCCGCCTACCTCCTCGACGGTGCGGTGTCGGTGCCGCTGGTCGCGCTCATCGCCGTGCCCGAACTCGCGGGCATCGTCGTTGGATGGGGCGTGGCGCGACGGATCGAACCCCGGATACTGAAAATCGCGCTCGGCGGCGTGCTCGTGGCGCTCGGAGTGTACCTGATGGTCTGACGCCGCCCGCGGCGTCCCCGCGCCGCCCCTTTTACTCCTCGTCGGCGTCGTCCCCCATCGAAAGTCCACTCACGGTGGCGTCGGACCCGTCGTACGGCTTCGGCGGGAGGCCGGTCCGCGAGAGTCGACGGGGAGAGTCGGCGGTTCGCGCCCGCAGGCGCGTTCGCACGTGTCGGCCGAGCGCGGAACGCGCGCTCCGGACGGACTGTATGCACGAGGCGAGTTGCATCGTTCGTCCGAACCTCGCTGCGGTCCCTACGAGAATCTGTCGGACGAACGCGCCGCGACGCCGCGTCGACATGGGCGACGCTCCGTCGACGGGTCCGCCGACGGCCGACGGCCCGATGCTCACCCGAAGAGCACGTACGCCCCGGACAGGACGAGGGCGACCGAGAGCGCCAGCGAGAGCGGGCGCTCCGGGAGGACGTGGGCGACCCGCCAGCCGAGGGCCGCGCCCGCGAGTTCCGGGAGGCCGACGGCGAGGACGAGGGCGGGTTCGACGGCGCCGCGGAGCGCGAACCCCGCGGCGCCGACAAAGGAGAGCAGCCCCGAGACGACCTGTCCGACGCCGATGGCGACGAGCAGCGGAACCCCCAACAGCACGAGGGCGGGCACGACGGCGGCGAGGCCGCCGATGCCGAGCAGGCCGCTAACGAGGCCGACGACGGCGCCGATGGCGACGAACGACGCCCGTCCGGTCGCCGTCTCCGGGTCCACCTCGACGACCGACGGGAGACCCACCAGTTCGCGGTAGGCGACGACGCCCCCGACGACCGCGACCGCCGCGCCGAACA
This region includes:
- a CDS encoding sulfite exporter TauE/SafE family protein, coding for MLFGLAASTMVLFAVVGFLAGVGITAIGPGGVFITIALALTAASPAVVAGTAGATNIAAGLLGTAVYVRSGELRTAAGTRMAVALSVPGGIGALVGKRINALVSAAEFSVLLGAFVVFAGLLTWYRERYGAGRASVDPTTRSGALAVGVVGFAVGVPGGLLGVGGPVLAVPLLIALGVPLLPAVAAAQVQSVFVAAPATAAYLLDGAVSVPLVALIAVPELAGIVVGWGVARRIEPRILKIALGGVLVALGVYLMV
- a CDS encoding sulfite exporter TauE/SafE family protein, whose amino-acid sequence is MTLSRSQSIRRPPAVGFSRRTPQLLPMVASLSPPVLASLVVVAFLAGVGNTGIGVGGVFVTAALYAFTDLPSEAVAGTALATFAATGALGSYSYVRSGELRGGGRRLAALLGVGSGVGVLGGVLLNDWLPTATVETLFGAAVAVVGGVVAYRELVGLPSVVEVDPETATGRASFVAIGAVVGLVSGLLGIGGLAAVVPALVLLGVPLLVAIGVGQVVSGLLSFVGAAGFALRGAVEPALVLAVGLPELAGAALGWRVAHVLPERPLSLALSVALVLSGAYVLFG